The region GTACACGCCGCTGCGCTTGAGATTCTCACCGCCTATTAAGGGGTTAGACAGCCGACGTGCGAACTCGAGGGCCCTCGTATGCAGCTCGAGCCCCTTCTGGTGCTCGGAGGAGTCAGCGAGGAGTGTGCCCAACGCGTTCAGTACTTCTGCTTCGCCGAGCCGATTTCCCAGAGAACGGTACAGCTCTCTCGCCTGCTCTAACAGATCGACCGCCACTTCATACTCTTCGAGCGAATAGTATGCCCGCCCTATTTGATCAGAAACTCATGGGGTTCACTCGTCGATGATGTAGCGGACGTGCGGGGCTTTGAAGTAGCCGGTGATGACATGGGGCTGGCGTTGTCGGCGGTGGAAGAACCTGCGGGTTTCGCTGGCGAGTTCGGTCTGGTTCCTGGCCCGGTGGCTGTGGGGAAGGCTGCGCTTGAGGTCGGCGTTGACCAGCTCGTCCGGGTTCAGCTCGGGTGAGTACGAGGGCAGGAAGTGCAGCTCGATCTTCTCCTCGTGGTCGGCGAGCCAGGCCCGGACGGCCTTCGAACGGTGGGCCGAGTGCCGGTCGACGATCAGGTGGACCTTCCGGCCGAAGTGCCCGACGAGCCTGGCGAGGAAGCGGCACATGACCGTCGCGTCGAACGACTCGGTGAAGACCATGAAGTGCATCCGGCCCTTGGTGCTGATCGCGGACATCGCGTTCACGGAGAACCGGTTCCCGGTTCGGCGGACCACCGGAGTCTGCCCCTTGACGCCCCAGGTGCGGCCGGTGACCTGGTCCGAGCGGATCCCGACCTGGTCAGCGAACAGGATCTCGCCCCTCTCGGCCTTCGCCCGGGCCCGGATCGCCGGCCAGGTCTCCTCCTGCCAGGTCCGGACCCCTTCCGCATCCTGCTCGATGGCTCGCTTGTCCGGTCGCTGGAAGGTCAGCCCCCAGCGCTTGAGGTACTTGCCCACCCCGGGCTCGGTGAAGCGGACCCCGTACAGTTTGAAGATCAGTCGGCCTATCTGGCCCCGCGTCCACAGCTGACCGGAAAGCCCCAGGCCGGAGGGAGTGTGATCGAGGACAGCCTGCCGCACGGCGGCCTGCTCGGCCTCGGACAGGACCTGATGCTCACCCGCACAACGGCCTCGAGGACGCGACAGCAGCGCGTCCCGTCCGCCGGCCCGCCACCTCGCCCACCAGTTGTCCACCGCCCTGACCGACACCTTGAACAAGGCGGCAACCTCTACCCGGTCCCGGCCCTCCACCAGCGCGGATACCGCCAGCAACCGCACGGCCTCTTGCGCGTCCGGCGACCAGGTCCGCGCGTCCCCCACCAGATCACTCACACACCGTCAACGAGCCCGAACCCAAAGCGTTTCGGATCAATAGAGGAAGCACGGGCTCTCGAAGGCGCCGCACGCTGCGCAGCTCGCGCTGGCGTACCGTTGGCAGATATCGTCAACTTGCAGAAAGCAAAGGAAATATACGAGCGCATCGGTATTGCTGAAGCATCGTCTGCACTTAGCCGCTCCTTTGGCACTTCGTAGATGTCCTGTGCCGTTCCAGGGCTTCGGCGTAGTTTGCTGTCGTCCGTTTTGATCATGTGAGGCCGAGAAGGGCAAGGGGCCGGGTTTGGTCTCGGACTGCCCGTCGGAGGCCGGAGGCAATGTTGCGGGCGCCGGTCAGGCGGAGAGCTCCGATCGCGAGGTTTCTGCAGGTGGCCATCGCTCTGGGGGTGTTTCCGGTCCGCAGCTGGGAGGCGTCCTCGGCGAAGGTGACGTCCCTGACGTGGTGCAGGGCTTCGACGGTCCAGTGCCCTCGGATCAGTCGGGCGAGCTGAGCCGGGCCGGCCTGTTCGGCGGTGAGGCTGGTGACCGCGTAGACGGTCTTGAGGCTGATCTTCCCGGTCTTGCGGTGGACGCGGCGGCGGACGATCTGGACGGCCTGGCGGGCGCCGGGGAAGAGCGTGTTGTTGACCGTGCACACCTTCAGCCGGCGGATCTCCTGGCGGCCGTGACCGGTCGCACGGGTCCTGTCCTGCAGTGGGATCTGCGTCCAGGGAAGGGACTTGAGCTGCCGACGGAGCTTCTTCGTGTTGCGCTTGGCGATCACGATGTAGTGGGCCTGCCGGTCGAGCAGGTAGACGGCGTGGTCATGCTGGGTGTGCATCGCGTCGCTGGTGACGACTGTGCCGGCCAGATCCTCGAGGGTGTCGAGCAGAGGCCGGAAGCGGGTGATCTCGTTGGTCTTCTCACCAACGTCCATCTGGGCCAGGACCAGTGCGTTCACGTGGTCGCAGGCGACCAGGAGGTGGATCTCCCGTCCCTTCGCGCGGGCCGCACCCCGCAGCGACTTCCCGTCGACCGCGAGCCCTCGCAGCCCTTGTCCCCTGGTCTGCCGGTCCGCGAGCCCGGCTCCGACCGCCCGGTCCAGGGCGTCCGCGTCGATTCTGGCGAGCAGTCGCCGGATCGTGGATTCCGCGGGCCAGGACCATTTCGGGACCAGCGGGTCGACGGCCGTGCCGAGCCGTTCGAGCAGGGCCGGCGGTGCGTCGGCTACCCATTCACTCACCGCGAGCAGGGGTCGCGCTCCGGCGAGGACCGCGCAGGCCGTCAGTGCCAGGAGCGTCACGAGAGGGTGCCGTACTCCCCGCGGATCCCGCGGGTCCGGGACCTGTGCGAGGCGTTCCAGCAGATCCGGAAGATCGCTCCCGGACACTTCCGGATGCGGTCTGAGCTGTTCAAAGGCAGGGGAGGTCAGAGATGATGCGTCGGCAGGCACGGGCAGTAAAAGGTCACAGAGCGTAGAGAACTCCATGATCGCGGACGTCCGTGCCTGCTGTGTACCGAACCCCTGCCCAACATGACGAGACGTCAGCAACCGGGCGTCAGCCGACTACGCCGAAGTCCTGACCGAAGAGGGCGCGGTAGTAAGCGACTTCCGGTTCGCGCTCCATCCAGATGTTGCCGGTGGGGGTCTCCGTTGTTGCGCTGTCGGACCATCCGGATGGTTTCCGCTGCGCTCTTCGAGATGCACGACGAATGGATCGCCTTACCTCGCCGCCACCTCCCCGAAGGTGATATGGGTGACATTTGTCGTAAACTCTCTTTTAGTTCCTCCGTGCTACCCAGCGCACCGAAATGCAACCGCCAGTTGATCCCCAACAGCATGACGAGGGACACTACCTGGCGGATGCGTGTTCCCGACCGAGTGGCACTCGCTTCGGCATCCTCCCGCGCAGGTCATCGGAGGCCATTTACCCAAAGATTACTGGGCAGTTGACCTCAGGGTTTCGTGGTAGCGTCCTTGTTCGGAGGGACAGTGCAACCTGAAAGGGAAATCGTGAACACGGAGAAGATCACCGCTCGCCGCCTCTCGCTGGAAGAGGTGACAAAGCTCGGCGTGAAGGACAGGCTCTTCATTTCCGCCGACACGGCAGAACTCAAGCTTCCCGACTGCTATGTCCCTGCTTTTCTGACCAAGTCCGGTGAGGATTTCGAGGGCGGCTCGATCACGGCGAGAACCGTATTCCAGGAAGAGGTCTCCTGCCTTCCCGACGACGAGAATGAAGCCGGAATCTACTTGGCTGACGAGAACGGCTCGGTGACCATCGAGGTCCTCCAGTCCGCCGGTGTCGTGCTGAACCTGGCACTTTTCGTCCCTGGTGGGGACAAGGGAGCCCTCACGGCCCTTTACGCTGCGGCCCGGCAGGCCTTCGGCGCCGACACCGTACAGATCTGGCGCCAGGGCCTCAAGGAGGTTCCCGACGTGAAGGTCGACATCTTCGAGGAGCAGATTCCCCGGGGGCGCAAGGGGACCGACAGCCCCAAACGTGACCGTCGCGCGTTCGACACCTACCCCACCCGTGCAGACTTCATCGAGTTCTCCGCGGGGTGGAAGCCGGTCATTGAGATTCACAGGCCGATTGTTGACGACACCCCGACCATCTGAGGCGGCGTTACCTCTCGTTCTCGGCCTGAGAGAACGCCGAGAACGCATGCGCCGGACCCGGTCGACCCCTGAGCGGCCCAGGGAGCCGTCGGAAAATAACTCACGAACGACGAAGCGCCGTTCCACTCGATGACCTCGCGAGACAGACCGCCTGACCAAAATCAAAGCCTGAAGTTATTCTGCGACAGCCCTCCGGGCTTCGCCGTAGTCGAGTGACGTCCACTTCGTGCTCAGGCGAGGCCGATGAACATGAGGGGTCAGGGCTTCGGCGTAGTGCCGTGACGTCTGGTTCGTGATCATCCGAGGCCGAGTAGCGCGAGGGGGCGCCGAGGGGCGCGGGCATTGTGGCGGAGGCCGACCGCGATGTTCTTCACTCCGGCCGTGCGGAGGGCTCCGATGGCGAGGTTGCGCCAGGTGGCCATCGCGCGCGGCGCGTTGCCGGTCCGCAGCTGGGAGGCGTCCTCGGCGAAGGTGGTGTCGCGGATGTGGTGCAGGGCCTCGATCTGCCAGTGGTCGCGGACGAGTGGGGTGATCTGGGCTGGGGTGGCCTGCTCGGCGGTCAGGCTGGTGACGGCGTAGACCGTCTTGACCGTGGTCTTGCCGGTCTTGACGGTCGGTGCGCCGGCGCTTGATCTGGACGGCCTGGCAGGCTCCGGGGAAGAGGAGGCTGTTGACGGTGGCAACCTTGATCCGGCGGATCTCCGAGCGGCCGTGGCCGATGCCCCGGGTGCGTCCCTGAAGCGGGATGTCTTTCCAAGGAAGGGAGTTGAGCTGGCGGCGCAACTTCTTGATCGTCATCCAGCCCTCCGCCGAGGGCCGCAAAGCCGGTGGACGCCCTGTCTGGCTCGGCCTGGTGAACGACCCGGACGCGTCGCGGGACATCACCGCCTGGGTCGAAGCCCGCGGCCCCGGCCTCACGCAGGCGCCCGACATCCTCGACCTCTACACCTTCAGCCCCTCCCGCCGTATCCGGCAGGCACTCGACAACTGAACCGAACCGCTCACGAGGGTGCCGCCCATCTCTGATGGACGGCACCCTCTCGTATCACGGCCGTGCCCCTCAGAGGCGGTCGAAACGGTCCTGTCCAGCACAGAAAGACCCGCCGTCAAAACTCCTGACAGCAACACCGGTTTCCCGTTCCGTTCCCCGGGCCCCGGCCCCAGACAGGACAAAAGCCCGCCCCTTCGATCTGAAGACTACTGGCGGGTTACTTGTCACCTGGTTCGCCCGCTCGTTAAAGGCACCCCGAA is a window of Streptomyces violaceusniger Tu 4113 DNA encoding:
- a CDS encoding IS630 family transposase — its product is MSDLVGDARTWSPDAQEAVRLLAVSALVEGRDRVEVAALFKVSVRAVDNWWARWRAGGRDALLSRPRGRCAGEHQVLSEAEQAAVRQAVLDHTPSGLGLSGQLWTRGQIGRLIFKLYGVRFTEPGVGKYLKRWGLTFQRPDKRAIEQDAEGVRTWQEETWPAIRARAKAERGEILFADQVGIRSDQVTGRTWGVKGQTPVVRRTGNRFSVNAMSAISTKGRMHFMVFTESFDATVMCRFLARLVGHFGRKVHLIVDRHSAHRSKAVRAWLADHEEKIELHFLPSYSPELNPDELVNADLKRSLPHSHRARNQTELASETRRFFHRRQRQPHVITGYFKAPHVRYIIDE
- a CDS encoding ISAs1 family transposase is translated as MEFSTLCDLLLPVPADASSLTSPAFEQLRPHPEVSGSDLPDLLERLAQVPDPRDPRGVRHPLVTLLALTACAVLAGARPLLAVSEWVADAPPALLERLGTAVDPLVPKWSWPAESTIRRLLARIDADALDRAVGAGLADRQTRGQGLRGLAVDGKSLRGAARAKGREIHLLVACDHVNALVLAQMDVGEKTNEITRFRPLLDTLEDLAGTVVTSDAMHTQHDHAVYLLDRQAHYIVIAKRNTKKLRRQLKSLPWTQIPLQDRTRATGHGRQEIRRLKVCTVNNTLFPGARQAVQIVRRRVHRKTGKISLKTVYAVTSLTAEQAGPAQLARLIRGHWTVEALHHVRDVTFAEDASQLRTGNTPRAMATCRNLAIGALRLTGARNIASGLRRAVRDQTRPLALLGLT
- a CDS encoding transposase: MPPSTASSSPEPARPSRSSAGAPTVKTGKTTVKTVYAVTSLTAEQATPAQITPLVRDHWQIEALHHIRDTTFAEDASQLRTGNAPRAMATWRNLAIGALRTAGVKNIAVGLRHNARAPRRPLALLGLG